In the genome of Rhopalosiphum padi isolate XX-2018 chromosome 1, ASM2088224v1, whole genome shotgun sequence, the window aatttgattaattccaaaatgatataaaaaattagggtttccattaaaaaaaatgaaatgttgcCGTTCCGTATGCGCAAAATAcacgagttaaaaaaaattttagtcttaaaaacgtataattatGATCAATTAATCTAGTTTAACGTCCCACAAACAGAATCGAAAATTATTTACAGGGTAATAAATGTAACCTGTTTCTAAGGAGAACCCACAGTAATATAGTATGttcaatcatataaaaatatgtatgattattaaatatttaatatttaaagattaattatattaaaataatttaacaaaaaatgattattatagactataatacagTCAACTCCGTTTTATTGGGACActtcagtatataatatgataaaatgtctataagactataaaaatataccatattCAATTATACTTAATCAAGGTACctaccaaattaaataaatattttttcatttttctcacCAATCTTATagcaataattatcaaaaatcaaagcattcaattttttacatttcacCAGTCTTCAATACATATTTACTATACCTATGACCTATCTCAACTACACCTTTtccaataatgattataaattataatataatacaatagtttatttaaattttttatttaaaaccaaatttatacatttacaatttgtatttacacatcatacaataataagtaaattggaTGAGATTTAAATTGCGGGAAGGGAAAGTCACCAAATGGTGGAATTACATaccataattttgttataatacaaattcaaataaatttttctgTGCCATTTCTCATTACCATTTATAATTCACGCTGTGATGATAAATGGTAATttctttaactatttaagtGGTACAATTTGCAAAAAtgctaaaaattaatgtaaattattagtaataacgtAACAAATCAGGTTTAcagtgtttaatattaattgtttgtataaacTATCATAAACTTTGATTAAAGATCTATATAAGcgttataatagaaaattaaaaaaatctaaatttttgaCTTTAAAAATGGTCTTTCTAGCAAATTGGAtcttataggtatttttttggGGGGTGAGGGGGGATGAGAAGTAATAAATagtcatgaaaaataaaaattaaattgagttaaaatagaaatttgtaTGGAAAACCttggaaaattttaatttaacaaatttaacgaCCTACAGTTTCTTAATGTCATGTCAAGCTGTCAAGGTACACTCGAAATCTTTCACATTGATACGACAGCAGAACATTATACCCTGGAGAATCAATAcgaaataaagtttaataaattaatggatacttaaattaaaaacgacattttttttttggattgatacatttttattgaacattacattaaacatataatatagtaaaccgTGATAGTTAAAAAGGGggagagggggggggggggtaaatgGCTTTTTATGTTGTTCGATGTTTCAcctataattgttgtttttacgGCTTGTCCTGGGAAGACAAAAGTCGGGCGACATTCTTCGGTCACACAATCGTTAATACCGTGTTTATCAGttcatcatattaataatatacgtgcTAATGTGCTATGCATAGAAGAAGAGGCTATTCGTATTGCATAATACAGTACCTGCTGTTTTACCCTGTTTAGAAAGGTTTACCAtgatattatatggttattaatacgcctaatatctatataatataataattgagcgTTATtgaggtaggtatattttactAACCACACTAATGCTTTTTGTTTTTGCCACCCCTTCACTTCAACGcgtaaatatctaatatattattatattaaattaaaattgatacatCTATAGGtcttattataagtaaataataataaaaatacatagatatagGGAAATAAgtaaatgcaataatttattgttcattattttaattataatttgacttATCAATGGTGAATTGTGGCAAAGGgaagtgaaaaataaatatctactcGTCTTCTGTCACTATGTTACATTGATGAGCTAAgtccaaattaaaataatgaggtATAAATACCAATTACATTGGCGTTgcttatctataatttaatatattttaatttatggtattatgcgtaataataaataaacaatttcaaaaaaacatGTGGCAAACGACCGTAGTGATTCTCGGCATgtgaaaaattatgaataaactatattataatatcgtgggAAACTCAAATAGAGATTTCGAATAGACACGACAGTTGCAATGACAACGATCTGATTATGCATTTATACAAGCACGCCACAATAGTTTTGGACTACAGAGAGaggattgaaataaaaataattttattttccaatataaTGTTACTGACTAATTTTcaactgatatattatatttatctcgaaaacgagaaaatattaaaattactaatttgtgaaaaatcaaGAGAATAAAGTGAACTAGGAGTTGTCTGACTGCTGCAGTCAAGACATGCCTTATGATAATGTCTGTCCTATTTACTAAAAACTCGATGCCtgtgttacctatataataaataattattgtatagttttaaattttcatgatacctaataaaaataatagttcctaatttaaaattctataactcTAATCAAATTCTAAAGTATGATACTTTTAAGGTACCTTTTGATaagaaatatgtaataatttactaatatattttggaTCGTTGAATGTGGGTGAAATCGGACCAGTTATTTACTGAAAAGTGAAAACAGTGGATCAATCGGTGATATTGAACTTTTATGTGTTTGAATTGAGTCCCGcttattatatcttaatatctTTGAATTAAGTCCGTGTagaaaaaatgtcataattacctagtacctagtacctattaCACAGTAAAATTCactcaaaattaaatgttttttttttcattcgggacatccaaatatttttattcttttggaAACTCTTCTGGGAATACAGTCtggtacatatataaaattaaaaagcaaaGTAAAAAGGCCATGTAAAGAAACATTAgagaaaagaaaaatgtttacgGGATTagacaaacaaatatataaataagcaaatttggagatttgactttttaaaatctgtatattgtttaaatttttaccagccactatttaattattaacattatcataatattacacataatcattattattattttaaaaatattattattattattattaaaaacaatgtaagcaatcaatatatatcaataataggcTTGAACaacctaacaataatattggtCGGACTCAACTCCGATAACTCATTAGTATTTGCGAGACTCAATTCAATGTCAGCCGGATCAATATCTCCCTGTCCTGTTctgattacctatataaatcaactataaaacattattgttgTTTTCTTGTCTAGGTAACCTATTTAAAGACACAGATGGGTACctacaacaaatattatttaatattatttgttggaaTTTCGTACTCATAGctgataatacatatatttattatctatggcCGTACtgctaatatataaaatatataataggtatcttTTTATTAAGCTGGCGAACTGCGTATAATATttgcttatacagttatacttgTAGCAGAAAGttctagaaataaaaaaatgtgcttATAGTTTTATTCTGTCCGTATACGCGTATGGATTTGGTAGGCCTGCGCTGCTACTGTATAGGAAGtgtataagtatacctacaatatagtATGATAGATTTCAAAGTCGAATGTTGGATGACAAGTGCAATGTATAGGTACTCATAAATCGTAATGCGAGTACGGGACGTAGTTATAACATTCTGATAACGGATTTATGGACAGATGTCCAAAGCGGTTTTCGCcacaaacacaatatatttatacacatctCCGGATTAcattgtgtatacatatatatacattatacatatatacatacatacacctATTATGCCACTCGCATtcgtatataacttatatattatatatatacatatatgttctGAAGCCGTCACGCTGGCGCCCGCAACACAAGCAATACAAACTgggaaaaaaagaaacaaaaaccgtatacaatttattatatatgtgttctCGTACTAATGGGATCAATAGCGCGTATTATCAATATTGATCTCCTGTAATAACGCGTCGACGACGTGAACGCGTACACAGAAGACAAAGAGATGACTCGAAAAACACACAGACGATCTGCGTGGGAGAAAATATTACACGCCGTTCggaaagttttaattttctcCGAACCTTGGGCTCTGTTCGTTTTAAaacaacatgatattatattacgccataatatagtatagctaTTGTTTATAGTAGATAGGTACGTACCcacacacccataatatataagtccgctgtatattttgtattcgaATCGTTGTGCCGAAACGCGTATATACGTTTTACCGAATAAAATTATGCATTGTAATCGAAGACTTTTCGTCTTTTAATATTAGCTCATATAAGTTATGTTGTTCCGAATACGAAATTGATTAAAACTCGAAATATCATACTAAATACACtgtaagtatatataggtataatacgtgGTTTGGAAATCTGGAAGTTTGCCCTCATCATTCGTTTTATTTGTCTATTTCGTTTCACGTCAcgcgtgtattttatattaacacctacaaaatgttaatagtgatctattgatataatataaaacttgaaAATGAAAACAATCAAATCAACGATTGTTCACCGTTGGATAAATCGCGCAAGTCGACTATCCGTAATTAGAAGTCACGTGTGATGGCTCATTCACTTAATCAATCTTATCCGCAAACTCAAACGCTTAAGAGAATTGCAAACGGACCGTAACGGCTAAGTAGACCTATTTTCAATCCAACTGCAGTACCGATCGATCTAGAAAAATACGAAAAGAATTAAAACGACTTTTCCAGTTCTTGGTCTGAACTTGGAAATGTGTGAATGCTCGAATAAGTGACAAATGACAATGAATCAATGTATTAGCACtagaaaaaaaaaggaataagtGCTGTAATATGGTGGCGAGGGGTATGGTGGATTTAGGATATTGCCAAAAGACAAGAGGGGTATATACGTTGCCAAACATATCATTTATCCAAGAGAGCGGGGTTGTAAACGTACCATCACCATCACCACTGTTCCTGAAAAATGTGGAGGGTTAATTTAACAGTAAGTGcactcatatatttataaagttgttttttttttaaataaaaaatgctggtaaataaaaatatgcaaaataaatatttaaataaattttatgtagGACCTTAGAAATATAAggtatttataatctattgtgACAcagaaattaacaataattaagccCAACGAAGCACTAGACCTGATCTCGAAAAAAATCCAAGAAATATTCAGCTTTCTAAAACTAACTATGAATTatacaacttaatttaataacctttcattttttgtaatttcaCTCTGTAAAATTGTTTGCCTTGCTTTTTCACTGTAAaactctaaaaaaattatagtaaattcttTCACcgtgtaaatacattttaactatcataagccaataataataaaccactaAACCAGttggtttttgaatttaaacaataatcaaaataaaagtatataggtattcgAAGTCTAGAACAGTCGAACCAACATAAACCATAAGCTAATGACACCTTTATGCATATACTCATGAGTAGTGCGAGTAGTGCGCCAGTGCAAGTATGCAACTATACATATAGTAAATACTGAGTAATGGGTTTTgctggaataaaaataaaataatgcaataataaataataaaaatctagcTAGGCAAGTGGATAACGCTTTTCTGTActtgtacattaggtgtcgagtgggtcactgttatgggtgtgttaaatttgaattcaatgatttatcgttgtatacgaaaaacgattctgagcgagaACGGTCTGTCAGAGTGTCAGCcttatcactaagtatattttatgacgtGTTAAAGTAGGgtgaccataaaaataaaataaaaatacgggaCACTTTAGttacttaactaaaaaaaaaaaaaaaaaaggaaattctaattttaactaaatatattaatataaaaaaaacaaattaaatgtatgttgtataatagtttttaaatacaaataaaatattaataagtataatatgtacacaaaagtccaaaaaaaaattattttgatgacgATGGCATGTAAATTTCTTCTTTTGatgtttttgtatacttttgtGCTGAACCGATTTCATCAAGTAACCTAGTttcttttaatagaatattataaaactcattacaagataagtttttaaagtgtgtttttacgattataattgatttgatagtttcaaccaaaaatcgatttttttcatcTGTCCACAACACATTAATGGTTGAAAAAATCCGTTCTACTGCAGCATTTGTACCAGGAATTGCCAAAGAATATTCTACGATTTTTGATATGTTAGTTGTATCAATGTTATGAGCTTtagtgtattcaaatatttcacaCCACTTAACTTCTACTTTAGCGGAATTTTTTTGCCATTCATGAATtcgtgatttaaaaatttgttctaCATGACtgaattcatcaaataaattatcttcatctaattttatgttagaatTATTTCGGTTGTTTTCcataagaaatttaatacatttttgaacattttcccAAGTAGGACAGTTTATTAGTTGGAcccaatgaaatattttcaactggTCAAAGTGGCAACCCCATTTTTCTACGTaagataaaaaagtattataaaatagatcagtactttttttgaatgagctttcattatacatattattgttttttaaatcatttaaaagcgataaaatatttgttgtaaggAAGTTTagatgttttctattttttatttttccaactaAAATTTCTAATTCCTCTGCAACTTCACAGGCTGATATTTTATCTCCTTCTATTTTAGTTACAGTATCACAGACAACCTTTAATTGGctttgtaaaaaatgaaaccACACTATAGACATAGGATcgttaaaaaacgattttaatattgtaggaCACTTTTCCTGTTTCTCGAAGTATGATTTTAAGCCCgggtaaatatcaataattcttGTTATTGCAGGTAATAAGGATAACCAACGAGTTTTTACActtccaagaatatttttatattcaacatttgCATATTCACAAAACTCTTTCAAATGTTCAACTCGAACTGTATAgatatgaaaaaattgaaaaattttgttAACTATGATTTCTACATCAATAGGTAACACATCAGCACTTGATTGCATAGCGTTGTGCAAAATATGAGCAGCGCAACCTACtccaaaaatattcgtttttaaattgttatttaaaattgaaaaaacattatttgatccTTTTCTTAAAACACCTCCAAAGTTAGTATTGCAATTATCTCCAGAAAATGCAACAATTTTATCTGACAACTTATgcttttttaaactttcaattatataagttgataaaatatttgctgtttctccttttaaatttgttacttcAAAAACTTTGATTTGTATTCCCGAATTTGGTTTGAAATAACGTATTAAAATTGGTACGATTTTTAGGTTCTTATGGTTAGAAGTATCTATCATAATTGtagcaaaatttatattttctatttccttATAAATTTGTTGCATGGCGAAAGGAGCtaacacatttaaaacaatCGATTCAGCCTTAGTTCTCGcacatgtaaattttttattatacatttgttttaaaagagATGATGTGCAGTCCATTGATCGAAATGAGTGATTGTGTATCACGGTATGAAATGCGAATATCCCTTCTTGTGCTGCAGTACGTCTACTTTCGTCAGTGGACCCACTcggatcatttttaaaaaaaaaagaagttaccTTTTCGTGTTTTGATGCAGCTGATAATGccagtaaatgttttttttacttttgtaacaTGTTGTGTTATGTCTGAACGTCCACCATGTTCTATAGAAAACACTGACTTACAtatggtacaaaatatttttcctactTCGTCAGCATCTTGTAAAAaaggaaattctaattttaattgtgGAGTAAAAACGCACCGTCTTTTGggcattttaaaaaacaaattaggtattatggtacactgaattttaaataagcttAATAAACTACACGTGACACGTCAATACGTCACTACGACTACGACTACACTGTGAATGTCATCGTGAACTCGACACtcacgtataaatattaataacaaattatatttataattttacatagatattataaaataaaaatagacattatatttGACAACAAACTGGTTGTGGTGAGTGGAATTGTACTTATTTAGTAGACGACGTcacacatcaatataataatattaataacattttgtacgTTATCGTTATatcattagtatttataatcgtcGGTTTAACGTGTCGATAATAATGTGACATTATTAGTTCTCTATTTTCAACTCgcagcaattataataatttattgttaagacaagaatctaaaaataattctgataagTATAGATTAgatgttttattgaatattgtgatacaaaaatatcgtagaataaaaaaaaaaaaaaattataaaattataaattaacaataaagagAAAAACGGGAATAATACGGGACCTACTTGAAAATACGGGACAAAATGCGTCCCGTATAACTTTTGTCGGGACAACGGGACACAAAGTGGAAAAACGGGACAATCCCGTATAATACGGGACGTATGGTCACCCTATgttaaagtcatttattttacttttagtgttatgataagttgatataatttttaccgaaaatattgtatttattaatattaaatatatatattaatatttaaatattatttaatattataatataattatttatactatgttatattaacttatatataacTCTCTATTTAATAACATGTTTCTGTAAATACAGTAAAACAGTaaaagtatgtttattttaaaatataaatagataatatcttaaaataaataaaaaatgtcattgcataaagtaaaattaagattaatataACATGcgtaaataaacattatgtatgaccatagattttttaatatttttaaataagaaattaacaGCGTATGAGaagtatattgtattcaatttttacccattaaataattttcaatcgatatttatgaaaaaaactaaaaaaaattggaaatttttcatgtttatgaataggtacctacttcaaaaaagtcgaaatattttgtacattttatcataaataaaaacgataatataaatacttggtcaaaattaaattttaaggatctACTAACTTTTGTAtttgagttatataaaaaaaacaaatttggttTTGTCGAAAATTTAATTTGGGTAAAAATTCAGTTTTTCACGTATATAAAGTTCCCCCCTCGCACTTCAAGCTACATACCCCAAATTTTCATACGAGTttgtaattaaatgaaaatctacAAAGGTGGCATAGAATAGAAGAGGTTGGGAATCATTGAGTTAGAGACTCTGGGATTTGGGGAAAAATTTGCCAATAATTTGGTATGCAAAAATTTATTAaccgtttataattattttaatatccttatctacttttaatattttaaaacttttaataaaggtaattttatatttataattatgttatacctTTTGGATTAAATACGTCCGAGATTTTGAATAAtcaattctattataattataaacatattttattgattataataaaaagtaatattcgtttaataatagtatgatatcCTATTGATGTTATCAAGATACTTTCAAACTTTGAGAAAAGTTTTGttatataaacaatagtatctaattaaaaatgtatgtacgtgttattttgtaaaaatgcatattatgttttaataaa includes:
- the LOC132918358 gene encoding LOW QUALITY PROTEIN: uncharacterized protein LOC132918358 (The sequence of the model RefSeq protein was modified relative to this genomic sequence to represent the inferred CDS: deleted 1 base in 1 codon), which encodes MPKRRCVFTPQLKLEFPFLQDADEVGKIFCTICKSVFSIEHGGRSDITQHVTKVKKHLLALSAASKHEKVTSFFFKNDPSGSTDESRRTAAQEGIFAFHTVIHNHSFRSMDCTSSLLKQMYNKKFTCARTKAESIVLNVLAPFAMQQIYKEIENINFATIMIDTSNHKNLKIVPILIRYFKPNSGIQIKVFEVTNLKGETANILSTYIIESLKKHKLSDKIVAFSGDNCNTNFGGVLRKGSNNVFSILNNNLKTNIFGVGCAAHILHNAMQSSADVLPIDVEIIVNKIFQFFHIYTVRVEHLKEFCEYANVEYKNILGSVKTRWLSLLPAITRIIDIYPGLKSYFEKQEKCPTILKSFFNDPMSIVWFHFLQSQLKVVCDTVTKIEGDKISACEVAEELEILVGKIKNRKHLNFLTTNILSLLNDLKNNNMYNESSFKKSTDLFYNTFLSYVEKWGCHFDQLKIFHWVQLINCPTWENVQKCIKFLMENNRNNSNIKLDEDNLFDEFSHVEQIFKSRIHEWQKNSAKVEVKWCEIFEYTKAHNIDTTNISKIVEYSLAIPGTNAAVERIFSTINVLWTDEKNRFLVETIKSIIIVKTHFKNLSCNEFYNILLKETRLLDEIGSAQKYTKTSKEEIYMPSSSK